One segment of Saprospiraceae bacterium DNA contains the following:
- a CDS encoding efflux RND transporter permease subunit, which translates to MNLPELSLRRPVLAAVMSILIVFFGAIGYGFLGVREYPAIDPPNITVRTNYTGANAEVVESQITEPLEKAINGIAGIRTISSSSALGNSNITVEFDLNVDLEQAANDVRDKVSQALRNLPQDIDAPPVVTKADASGDPIMFVPIQSSTRNIMELSDYAENVIMEKIQTIPGVSQVAIFGQKRTSMRLWINPPKLAAFNLTVQDIQAALDRENVELPGGKVRGDATEMTVKTFGRLQTEEDFNNMIVRQTAGQTIRFRDIGEAMIGPENEETGARRNLVQGVSMAIIPQPGSNWVEIADEFYRRYEQIKKELPPDIVMSVGIDKSRFVRRAVSEVTETIFIAVALVVLIIFLFFRNWIIALRPLVDIPVSLIGAFFLMYIFGFSINVLTLLAIVLATGLVVDDGIVVTENIFKKMEAGMDKWTAAREGTKEIFFAVISTSVTLAVVFIPVVFLQGFTGRLFREFGVVIAGAVLISAFVSLTLTPVLNVKLGGYVKHGWFYNATEPFFKAMDRVYGTALRSFMRYRWSSMAILLGCFGMIWYFGQTLKSELAPLEDRSIIRSNVSAPEGTDYDQMESIIYNIAKTIMDSVPEHEMVFGITAPGFGASSTNFGFVSLLLPEPDQRKRSQQEIYNQLLAMTRRMPEARIFPNQEETITVGFGRGLPVQFVLQNLNFEKLKEVVPQFLEEARKDSTFANVDVNLKFNKPELQVSIDRLKAAELGVSVLDVSSTLQMALSGRRFGYFLKEGKQYQVIGQVDRSNRDEPLDLANLYVRNNRGDMIQLDNIVRIEETSNPPQYYHHNRYKSATISAALAPGKTLGEGIEAMEAIAAKLLDDTFVTDLSGASRDFRESSGNTMFAFILALCLVYLILAAQFESFRDPFIIMLTVPLAIAGAFLTLSITGNTLNIFSQIGMIMLIGLVTKNGILIVEFANQKRDAGMPKKQAVFEAAQARLRPILMTTLATVLGALPIALAFGAASTSRIPLGMVVVGGLLFSLLLTLFVIPAMYTFLSGKQRHQAPWAHEEEGPRQSVEQKEEKKEPEMA; encoded by the coding sequence ATGAACTTACCAGAACTCTCCCTCCGCCGCCCCGTCCTTGCCGCTGTCATGAGTATCCTCATCGTCTTTTTCGGAGCGATAGGCTACGGCTTCCTTGGCGTGCGCGAGTACCCGGCCATTGACCCGCCGAACATCACTGTGCGCACCAACTACACCGGCGCCAACGCCGAGGTCGTCGAGAGCCAAATCACCGAGCCGCTCGAAAAAGCCATCAACGGTATCGCCGGCATTCGCACCATTTCCAGCTCATCGGCATTGGGCAACAGCAACATCACCGTCGAGTTCGACCTGAACGTTGACCTCGAACAGGCGGCCAACGATGTGCGCGACAAAGTGAGCCAAGCCTTGCGCAATTTGCCGCAAGACATTGACGCTCCGCCAGTCGTCACCAAAGCCGATGCCAGCGGCGACCCCATCATGTTCGTGCCGATTCAGAGCAGCACGCGCAACATCATGGAGCTATCCGACTACGCCGAAAACGTGATTATGGAGAAAATCCAGACCATCCCCGGCGTGTCGCAGGTTGCCATTTTTGGGCAAAAAAGAACCTCCATGCGGCTCTGGATAAACCCGCCCAAATTAGCGGCCTTCAACCTCACGGTACAGGACATTCAGGCTGCTCTTGACCGCGAAAACGTGGAACTGCCGGGCGGCAAAGTGCGCGGCGACGCAACGGAAATGACGGTGAAAACTTTTGGCCGACTACAAACGGAGGAGGACTTCAACAACATGATAGTGCGGCAAACAGCGGGGCAAACCATCCGCTTCCGCGACATCGGCGAAGCCATGATTGGCCCCGAAAACGAGGAAACCGGCGCTCGACGCAACCTCGTGCAAGGCGTCTCTATGGCCATCATCCCGCAGCCGGGCAGCAACTGGGTGGAGATTGCCGACGAGTTTTATCGCCGCTACGAGCAAATCAAAAAAGAATTGCCCCCCGACATCGTGATGAGCGTGGGCATTGACAAATCGCGCTTTGTGCGCCGCGCCGTCAGCGAGGTCACGGAGACCATTTTCATCGCCGTCGCGCTCGTGGTGCTCATCATTTTCCTGTTTTTCCGCAATTGGATTATCGCCCTGCGCCCTTTGGTGGATATCCCCGTGTCGCTCATCGGGGCCTTCTTCCTGATGTATATTTTTGGGTTTAGCATCAATGTGCTCACGCTGTTGGCCATCGTGCTGGCTACGGGTCTCGTGGTGGACGACGGCATTGTGGTGACGGAGAATATCTTCAAAAAAATGGAGGCGGGCATGGACAAGTGGACGGCGGCCCGAGAAGGCACCAAAGAAATTTTCTTCGCCGTCATCAGCACCTCCGTCACGCTGGCAGTGGTGTTCATCCCTGTGGTTTTCTTGCAAGGCTTCACCGGCCGATTGTTCCGCGAATTTGGGGTGGTGATAGCAGGGGCGGTATTGATTTCAGCATTTGTGTCGCTCACCCTGACACCCGTTTTGAACGTAAAGTTGGGCGGCTATGTGAAACACGGGTGGTTTTACAACGCCACCGAGCCGTTTTTCAAAGCAATGGACAGGGTGTATGGCACTGCGCTGCGCTCTTTCATGCGCTATCGGTGGAGCAGTATGGCCATTCTGCTGGGTTGCTTTGGCATGATTTGGTACTTCGGCCAAACCTTGAAGAGCGAGCTCGCCCCACTTGAAGACCGCAGCATCATACGCTCCAACGTGTCTGCGCCCGAAGGCACAGACTACGACCAGATGGAAAGCATCATCTACAACATCGCCAAGACCATCATGGATTCTGTGCCCGAGCATGAAATGGTGTTTGGCATCACCGCACCCGGCTTTGGGGCGAGCAGCACCAATTTTGGTTTTGTCAGTCTTCTGCTGCCCGAGCCAGACCAGCGCAAGCGCAGCCAACAGGAGATATACAACCAACTGTTGGCCATGACCCGCCGAATGCCGGAAGCGCGGATATTCCCCAACCAAGAAGAGACCATCACCGTCGGGTTCGGGCGCGGGCTGCCCGTGCAGTTCGTGCTGCAAAATTTGAATTTTGAAAAACTGAAAGAGGTTGTCCCGCAATTCCTCGAAGAAGCCCGCAAAGACTCCACCTTTGCCAATGTGGATGTGAACCTGAAATTCAACAAACCAGAGCTGCAAGTTTCCATTGACCGCCTGAAAGCAGCCGAATTGGGCGTGAGCGTGCTTGATGTGAGCTCCACATTGCAAATGGCGCTCTCCGGGCGGCGCTTCGGCTATTTTTTGAAAGAAGGAAAACAATACCAAGTCATCGGACAAGTGGACCGCTCCAACCGCGACGAACCGCTCGACCTTGCAAACCTTTATGTGCGCAACAACCGAGGCGACATGATTCAACTCGACAACATCGTGCGCATAGAGGAGACCAGCAACCCGCCCCAATACTATCACCACAATCGCTACAAATCAGCCACCATCAGTGCGGCACTCGCGCCCGGCAAAACGCTGGGCGAAGGCATCGAGGCGATGGAGGCCATCGCAGCCAAATTGCTCGACGACACTTTTGTGACAGACCTCAGCGGTGCCTCGCGCGATTTCCGCGAGAGCAGCGGCAACACCATGTTCGCTTTCATCTTGGCCTTGTGCCTAGTCTATCTCATCTTGGCTGCCCAATTCGAAAGCTTTCGCGACCCGTTCATCATCATGCTCACGGTGCCCCTGGCCATCGCGGGAGCGTTCCTCACCCTTTCCATCACGGGGAACACCCTCAACATCTTCTCGCAAATCGGCATGATTATGCTCATCGGCCTCGTCACAAAAAACGGCATTCTCATCGTCGAGTTCGCCAATCAGAAACGCGACGCGGGAATGCCCAAAAAGCAAGCCGTGTTCGAGGCCGCCCAAGCCCGCCTGCGCCCCATTCTGATGACGACACTGGCCACCGTGCTCGGCGCCTTGCCCATCGCGCTGGCGTTTGGGGCAGCCTCCACGAGCCGGATTCCGTTGGGCATGGTGGTGGTGGGCGGATTGTTGTTCTCCTTGCTGCTCACGCTGTTCGTCATCCCCGCCATGTACACATTCCTGAGCGGCAAACAGCGGCACCAAGCCCCCTGGGCGCATGAGGAAGAAGGGCCGCGGCAAAGTGTTGAGCAAAAAGAAGAGAAGAAAGAGCCTGAAATGGCATGA